One window of the Paenibacillus beijingensis genome contains the following:
- a CDS encoding nucleotidyltransferase-like protein has protein sequence MELIKSRISILFQQEPGLIGLSAIDNPYPYRSSTDGLDLLLLIVKEAMDDLPVMEHFRIEKKMVLVCRTDRDALNRLLSGDEHRVKLQWLVRGEILYDRDQFLANVRAKLMTFPIEMKEQKLFMEFACFLSTYLQAKQDLQDNNLFDAHSSIIQALNHWAHITLVEAGKHPEPAIWRQMRRFHPGIYKLYEELTVSPETLEQRLKLVLLACEFSIMSKMKSCCALLLRILESRDDPWSLSEMQTHPEIAGLHINLSLVLQKLVQRAYIREVAIVPPSGDTEALELRYRSVL, from the coding sequence TTGGAGCTAATCAAATCGCGTATTTCAATCCTTTTTCAACAGGAACCGGGGTTGATCGGTCTGTCTGCAATCGATAATCCGTATCCTTATCGTTCGTCAACGGACGGCTTGGACTTACTCCTTCTAATTGTAAAGGAAGCGATGGATGATCTTCCTGTTATGGAGCATTTCCGGATTGAGAAGAAAATGGTGCTGGTTTGCAGAACCGACCGGGACGCTTTAAATCGTCTGCTGTCGGGAGATGAACACCGGGTTAAATTACAATGGCTCGTGCGGGGTGAGATCTTGTACGATCGGGACCAATTTTTGGCGAATGTACGCGCCAAACTGATGACTTTTCCGATAGAGATGAAGGAACAGAAGCTGTTTATGGAGTTTGCTTGCTTCCTGAGTACCTATTTGCAGGCGAAGCAGGATTTGCAGGACAACAATTTATTTGACGCGCACAGCAGCATTATACAGGCGCTTAATCATTGGGCCCACATTACCCTTGTCGAAGCCGGCAAACATCCTGAACCGGCCATTTGGCGGCAGATGCGTCGTTTTCATCCGGGAATATACAAGCTTTATGAAGAGCTTACGGTAAGTCCGGAAACGCTTGAGCAGCGGCTCAAGCTCGTTCTGCTCGCTTGTGAGTTTTCGATTATGAGCAAAATGAAATCCTGCTGCGCTCTTCTGCTGCGCATTTTGGAAAGCCGCGACGATCCGTGGAGCTTGTCGGAGATGCAGACTCATCCGGAGATTGCCGGGCTGCATATCAATTTGTCTCTCGTGCTTCAAAAGCTCGTCCAGCGCGCCTATATCCGCGAAGTCGCTATCGTGCCTCCATCGGGTGATACGGAAGCGTTGGAGCTCCGATATCGTTCCGTGTTATAA
- a CDS encoding YgzB family protein: MLLKSSKINEFRLWGLLLTLIGMGVMVCGTAGIIFWGQTGKIVAVIFMVLGMISLLLSVGIYFWAGMLSTSAVILACPECGRQTKILGKTDRCMFCKTMLTFDPSQATDGADNDIKSENASTELKNESLPKM; this comes from the coding sequence ATGTTACTAAAGTCCAGTAAAATTAACGAGTTTCGTCTTTGGGGGCTGCTGCTGACGCTGATCGGAATGGGGGTTATGGTGTGCGGAACGGCGGGTATTATTTTTTGGGGGCAAACGGGCAAAATTGTTGCCGTTATCTTCATGGTGCTCGGTATGATTTCGTTATTGCTCAGCGTAGGCATCTATTTCTGGGCAGGAATGCTGTCCACAAGCGCCGTCATCCTTGCCTGTCCCGAATGCGGCCGGCAGACGAAAATACTCGGGAAAACGGACCGGTGCATGTTTTGCAAAACGATGTTAACGTTCGACCCATCCCAAGCAACCGATGGCGCAGACAACGACATTAAATCTGAAAACGCTTCAACAGAATTGAAAAATGAATCTCTTCCTAAAATGTGA
- a CDS encoding glycosyl hydrolase family 18 protein codes for MIQQLLAYAKMYRLQGINIDFENVRTADKANLVQFVRELTPMLHEQNLVVSIDVTPKSNSELWSLFLDRPALIQSVDYMMLMAYDEHWASSPNSGSVASMPWVKRAVDRLVEEDGIPPAKLILGMPLYTRIWTETIGQNGKRKVSSKAVGMDRVREIIAAKKLAPVYDAATGQNYVEYSENGALNRIWIEDALSIKARVDLANRYGLAGVATWNRSFQSDDIWSVIEGALNKRS; via the coding sequence ATGATCCAGCAGCTTCTCGCGTACGCGAAGATGTACCGGCTGCAAGGAATCAATATCGATTTTGAAAATGTAAGAACGGCCGACAAAGCAAATCTTGTCCAGTTTGTGCGCGAGCTGACTCCGATGCTGCACGAGCAAAATCTCGTCGTATCGATCGATGTCACGCCAAAATCCAACAGCGAGCTGTGGTCGCTGTTTCTCGACCGGCCGGCGCTCATCCAGAGCGTGGATTATATGATGCTCATGGCTTACGATGAACACTGGGCTTCGAGTCCGAATTCCGGATCGGTCGCTTCGATGCCGTGGGTGAAAAGAGCGGTGGACCGCCTTGTGGAGGAGGATGGAATACCGCCGGCGAAGCTTATTCTTGGCATGCCCCTCTACACAAGAATTTGGACCGAGACGATCGGGCAAAACGGAAAAAGGAAGGTCTCTTCCAAAGCGGTCGGAATGGACCGGGTCCGTGAAATCATCGCGGCTAAAAAGCTTGCTCCTGTTTATGATGCCGCAACCGGTCAAAATTATGTGGAATATTCCGAGAACGGGGCGCTTAACCGGATATGGATCGAAGACGCGCTTTCGATTAAAGCGCGGGTGGATCTGGCCAACCGGTACGGGCTCGCCGGCGTTGCCACCTGGAACCGGTCCTTTCAAAGCGACGATATTTGGAGCGTTATTGAAGGAGCGCTGAATAAAAGATCCTGA
- a CDS encoding stalk domain-containing protein, which yields MENLSVRVRRRRGGGFRLFVLICFLLAAVAGAWAGYLRFIPNNKHIVPDYGTKHPLFYKGEFLKQGALVREDSVKLPLEAVQDLAGDEEIRYEPDSESVILTTTTKVMRMQTDALTAKMNSKTIKLAFAPESVDGTLYIPLTPLQELYGIQASVSASTGAVTLFKAGDAVQQAAVKKDNLLIREKATIRAPIVDEAPKDADDNIRVWGSGTAGITCRDRAVMRAMHANPISSSARCGSSSPFLTSRLLSLGKQSAVKLI from the coding sequence ATGGAAAACCTATCGGTAAGGGTAAGACGCCGCCGCGGCGGAGGATTTCGGCTGTTTGTACTGATTTGTTTTTTGCTTGCAGCGGTTGCCGGCGCATGGGCCGGTTATCTGCGGTTTATTCCGAACAATAAGCATATCGTTCCCGACTACGGGACAAAGCACCCTTTATTTTATAAAGGGGAGTTTTTGAAACAAGGCGCACTCGTGCGGGAAGATTCCGTGAAGCTGCCGCTTGAAGCGGTGCAGGATTTGGCGGGAGACGAGGAAATCAGATATGAACCGGACTCTGAATCGGTTATTTTGACGACTACCACTAAAGTGATGCGGATGCAGACAGATGCTCTTACGGCAAAAATGAACAGCAAGACGATCAAGCTTGCTTTTGCCCCGGAGAGCGTGGACGGCACGCTGTATATCCCTTTGACGCCGCTGCAGGAGCTTTACGGCATTCAAGCATCGGTGTCCGCTTCCACTGGCGCGGTAACGTTGTTCAAAGCCGGCGACGCCGTTCAGCAGGCGGCGGTAAAAAAGGACAACCTGTTGATCCGCGAAAAGGCTACGATCCGCGCTCCGATCGTCGATGAAGCGCCCAAGGATGCAGATGACAACATACGGGTATGGGGGAGCGGGACGGCTGGTATTACGTGCAGGGACCGGGCGGTTATGCGGGCTATGCACGCAAATCCGATCTCATCCTCGGCAAGGTGCGGCAGTTCGAGTCCCTTCCTGACGAGCCGCCTTTTATCGCTTGGAAAACAATCGGCAGTAAAATTAATTTAA
- the perR gene encoding peroxide-responsive transcriptional repressor PerR produces MGANVEQALEQLKMNGVRMTPQRHAILSYLMNSMSHPTADVIYKALSPNFPSMSVATIYNNLRLFVEAGLVRELKYGDDSSRFDADLSDHYHAICRVCGDIVDFDHPPLLSVERAASRETGFTVEGHRMEIYGVCTNCNTGKH; encoded by the coding sequence ATGGGAGCCAATGTTGAACAAGCTTTGGAACAGCTGAAGATGAATGGCGTCCGCATGACCCCGCAGCGTCACGCAATATTAAGTTATCTGATGAATTCCATGTCTCATCCTACCGCGGATGTGATTTATAAGGCTTTATCACCTAATTTTCCAAGTATGAGCGTGGCGACAATATATAATAATCTGCGGTTATTTGTGGAAGCCGGGCTCGTGAGGGAGCTGAAGTACGGCGACGATTCCAGCCGCTTTGATGCGGATTTATCCGACCATTACCATGCGATATGCAGAGTGTGCGGAGACATCGTCGATTTTGATCACCCTCCTCTGCTGTCGGTTGAACGGGCGGCGTCGCGTGAGACCGGATTTACAGTTGAAGGCCATCGGATGGAAATATACGGCGTTTGCACAAACTGCAACACCGGCAAACATTAA
- a CDS encoding DUF4097 family beta strand repeat-containing protein: protein MLMWGSRSSAFLLGRWSAAALVVFVGAVLLWDQVKGRNDISLLGEWWPALLIIIGLEVTAYSLMTRRRHRRLLFDVAGVFVAFLIASTAFVITQYGGLPFRWLDQWNTGIAGIGNLGEEKGYEYTKNDVTAVPEQKVKTVVIDNPNGEIKVMRGSGSSVVVKTVVWIDLENKQEADKIAGESEVKIASGEQMVIEAKGKPYGANGERKPRMNITVLLPENTAAVETVSLGEAPGGVSPESGVPDGVPDHPSGGNLGGGALQGDNEIEGSGISDAGNVLNGTGSSSPSGSGQERDDVEMKVNAGNGPVTISGFRLAAGLTVNNVNGLINIRDITGSVSAHTIYGDITANAITGDAKLSAKDGNVYAKGIGGNLSASTSNGSLELSQIDGNTEAGTKNGKISINEVRGNVQADTLNGEIDLASAVVEGSWDVDSSIGDIHIRLPESGDYSVYGSVTFGSISSDLPLANDSKTIEGTIGLGTYRINVDANSDIAINRYTSPSG, encoded by the coding sequence ATGTTGATGTGGGGAAGCCGCAGCAGCGCCTTTCTTCTCGGCCGGTGGTCGGCGGCGGCTCTCGTCGTTTTTGTCGGAGCCGTTCTTCTATGGGATCAAGTGAAGGGCCGCAACGACATTTCGCTGCTGGGCGAATGGTGGCCGGCCCTTCTGATCATTATCGGGCTGGAAGTGACGGCATACAGCCTCATGACGCGCCGCCGCCATCGCCGGCTTCTATTCGATGTGGCCGGCGTGTTTGTCGCTTTTCTTATCGCTTCCACCGCATTTGTCATCACGCAATACGGTGGACTGCCATTCCGCTGGCTGGATCAGTGGAACACCGGCATTGCCGGAATCGGCAATCTTGGCGAAGAGAAGGGCTATGAATATACGAAGAACGACGTAACCGCGGTGCCCGAGCAAAAGGTTAAAACAGTGGTCATCGATAACCCGAACGGAGAAATAAAGGTGATGCGCGGAAGCGGCAGCTCGGTCGTTGTCAAAACGGTCGTTTGGATCGATCTCGAGAACAAGCAGGAAGCGGACAAAATCGCCGGCGAATCGGAAGTGAAGATTGCATCCGGCGAGCAGATGGTCATCGAGGCGAAGGGCAAGCCGTACGGAGCGAACGGAGAGCGTAAGCCGCGCATGAATATAACCGTTTTGCTGCCGGAAAATACCGCGGCGGTCGAAACGGTGTCCCTCGGAGAAGCTCCCGGCGGCGTATCGCCCGAAAGCGGTGTCCCGGACGGTGTCCCGGACCATCCAAGCGGAGGCAACCTTGGCGGCGGAGCGCTCCAAGGAGATAATGAGATCGAGGGGAGCGGCATCAGTGATGCCGGTAATGTCCTTAACGGCACCGGTTCATCCTCACCTTCCGGCAGCGGGCAGGAGAGGGACGACGTCGAGATGAAAGTGAACGCTGGCAACGGGCCCGTAACAATCAGCGGCTTTCGGCTGGCAGCCGGCCTGACGGTGAACAATGTGAACGGCCTCATAAATATTCGTGACATTACCGGATCTGTATCCGCACATACTATATATGGAGACATTACGGCGAATGCCATAACGGGCGATGCGAAGCTCTCGGCCAAGGACGGCAATGTGTATGCCAAAGGCATTGGAGGCAATCTGTCTGCGTCCACTTCCAACGGAAGTTTGGAACTGTCTCAGATTGACGGAAATACGGAGGCCGGAACGAAGAACGGGAAAATCTCGATCAATGAAGTGCGGGGCAACGTCCAAGCCGATACGTTAAACGGTGAAATTGATCTTGCCAGCGCGGTTGTGGAAGGCTCCTGGGATGTCGACAGTTCGATCGGCGATATTCATATCCGGCTTCCGGAGTCCGGCGATTACTCGGTTTACGGCTCCGTTACGTTCGGTTCGATTTCATCGGATCTTCCGCTCGCAAACGACAGCAAAACGATTGAGGGAACCATCGGTCTCGGAACGTACCGAATCAATGTCGATGCCAACAGCGATATTGCAATTAACCGTTACACGTCACCATCCGGGTAA
- a CDS encoding DUF6677 family protein — MKDRIERENSPISPKSPKKRWLAGLLAFIVPGAGHIYAGYYTRGLLLLAAVFLDISALIRFSDSTGGSRALLLVYLGLALPVLYFVSVFDALQKASAHPAELSHSESGASAKSAITFVQGAALMGAGALLLFLIRPLQPFNRGSTGSATMLPERVCLSSDC, encoded by the coding sequence ATGAAGGACCGCATCGAGAGAGAGAACTCGCCGATTTCACCGAAATCACCTAAGAAAAGATGGCTCGCGGGCTTGCTTGCCTTTATCGTTCCCGGAGCGGGACATATTTATGCCGGTTATTACACGCGGGGGCTGCTGCTGTTAGCAGCGGTTTTTCTCGATATTTCGGCGCTGATCCGGTTTTCCGACTCTACGGGAGGAAGCCGCGCTCTGCTGCTCGTCTATTTGGGGCTTGCGCTGCCCGTGCTTTATTTCGTCAGCGTATTTGATGCGCTGCAAAAAGCTTCCGCTCATCCGGCGGAACTGTCCCATTCGGAATCGGGGGCATCGGCCAAGAGCGCAATTACATTCGTTCAAGGCGCTGCGCTTATGGGCGCCGGCGCGCTGCTGCTGTTTTTGATCCGTCCCCTGCAGCCGTTCAACCGAGGCTCGACTGGATCGGCGACTATGCTTCCGGAGCGGGTCTGCTTGTCATCGGATTGCTGA
- a CDS encoding MgtC/SapB family protein has product MRKVAVNTAIQATSHNPWFISEWEILLRMVLALVLGGLIGFEREQSNHAAGLRTNALVCLGSCLLMLLSEHGFAEFVNEPNVRLDPARLAAQVITGIGFLGAGTILFTGKSITGLTTAASLWVVSAIGLAVGAGFLFAAASATIMVLLILWFLNKLEKKYIAGKKEHHLSIVADERTTLFQAISALMLEREITIRKITLQEYGDVELEEPRVMLKLNVSYPNSGNIIVLLDEIKRLEGVHAVSTE; this is encoded by the coding sequence ATGCGGAAAGTGGCCGTCAATACAGCAATTCAAGCAACAAGCCATAATCCATGGTTCATTAGCGAATGGGAGATTCTGCTGCGAATGGTGCTGGCATTGGTGCTTGGAGGATTAATCGGTTTTGAGAGGGAACAATCGAATCATGCGGCCGGACTGCGTACGAATGCGCTCGTCTGTCTCGGCTCGTGTCTGCTCATGCTTTTGTCCGAACACGGCTTTGCCGAATTTGTCAATGAACCGAACGTACGGCTGGACCCCGCCCGTCTGGCGGCTCAGGTTATAACAGGAATCGGTTTCTTAGGAGCGGGTACGATCCTTTTTACCGGCAAATCGATCACGGGTTTAACGACGGCGGCGTCGCTTTGGGTGGTCTCGGCGATCGGACTTGCGGTTGGGGCGGGCTTTCTGTTCGCTGCAGCATCCGCAACGATAATGGTGCTTCTTATTCTCTGGTTTTTGAACAAGCTGGAGAAAAAATATATCGCAGGAAAAAAAGAACATCACCTGTCCATCGTAGCCGACGAGCGTACAACGTTGTTCCAGGCGATCAGCGCGTTGATGCTGGAGCGAGAAATTACGATCCGGAAAATTACGCTCCAGGAATACGGCGACGTCGAGCTGGAAGAACCGAGGGTAATGTTGAAGCTGAATGTCTCATATCCAAATTCGGGTAATATCATCGTTCTTTTAGACGAAATTAAACGATTGGAAGGTGTACATGCCGTGAGTACGGAATGA
- the gatB gene encoding Asp-tRNA(Asn)/Glu-tRNA(Gln) amidotransferase subunit GatB → MSEATRYETVIGLEVHVELHTNSKIFCGCSTSFGAPPNSHTCPICLGHPGVLPVLNRQAVEYAMKAAMALNCTIADVSKFDRKNYFYPDSPKAYQISQYDQPIGEHGWIDIEVGGETKRIGITRLHLEEDAGKLTHVDGGFASLVDFNRVGTPLVEIVSEPDIRTPEEAKAYLEKLKAIMQYCDVSDVKMEEGSLRCDANISLRPWGQEKFGTRAELKNMNSFRGVQRGLEYEQWRQADILEGGGQVVQETRRWDDSQGKTFSMRGKEESHDYRYFPDPDLVRLHIDAEWKERVRATIPELPDARQARYAAEYDLPSYDAGVITSSKKLADFFEESLRYTKDAKAVANWIMGDLLGYLNSNNLDIDGVKVTGQGLGEMIGLLEKGTISSKIAKTVFKSMLETGKLPQQIVEEQGLVQISDEGAILAIVDRIVEANPQSVEDYKAGKQKAIGFLVGQVMKESKGKANPGLVNKLLAERLNK, encoded by the coding sequence GTGTCTGAAGCGACTCGATATGAAACGGTCATCGGCCTTGAAGTGCACGTGGAGCTGCATACGAACAGCAAAATTTTTTGCGGATGCTCCACGTCGTTCGGGGCTCCGCCGAATAGCCATACGTGCCCGATCTGTCTCGGGCATCCCGGTGTGCTGCCGGTGCTGAACCGGCAGGCTGTCGAATATGCGATGAAGGCGGCGATGGCGCTGAACTGCACCATTGCCGACGTCAGCAAGTTCGACCGCAAAAACTATTTTTATCCCGATTCTCCGAAAGCGTACCAGATTTCCCAGTATGATCAGCCGATCGGCGAGCATGGCTGGATCGACATCGAAGTGGGCGGGGAAACAAAGCGGATCGGCATTACCCGCCTTCATCTGGAGGAGGATGCGGGCAAGCTGACGCACGTGGACGGCGGCTTCGCTTCGCTGGTCGACTTTAACCGTGTCGGCACGCCGCTGGTGGAAATCGTCTCCGAGCCGGACATCCGCACGCCGGAGGAAGCGAAAGCTTATCTCGAGAAATTGAAAGCGATCATGCAATACTGCGATGTGTCCGACGTCAAAATGGAAGAAGGAAGCCTGCGCTGTGACGCTAACATCAGCCTTCGTCCATGGGGACAGGAAAAGTTCGGCACGCGCGCCGAGCTGAAGAACATGAACTCGTTCCGCGGCGTACAGCGCGGACTCGAATATGAGCAGTGGCGCCAGGCGGACATTTTGGAAGGCGGCGGTCAAGTTGTGCAGGAAACGCGGCGCTGGGACGATTCCCAGGGCAAGACATTTTCGATGCGCGGCAAGGAAGAATCGCATGACTACCGCTATTTTCCCGATCCGGATCTGGTCCGTCTCCATATCGACGCCGAATGGAAGGAGCGCGTCCGCGCTACCATTCCGGAGCTGCCGGATGCCCGTCAGGCGCGTTATGCAGCGGAATACGACCTTCCATCTTACGATGCGGGCGTTATTACGTCTTCCAAAAAACTGGCCGACTTCTTTGAAGAAAGCCTGCGCTACACGAAGGACGCCAAAGCGGTCGCCAACTGGATTATGGGCGATTTGCTCGGCTACTTGAACTCGAACAATCTAGACATTGACGGCGTTAAAGTGACCGGCCAAGGATTGGGCGAAATGATCGGTTTGCTCGAGAAGGGCACGATCAGCAGCAAAATCGCCAAGACGGTATTTAAATCGATGCTGGAGACGGGCAAGCTGCCGCAGCAGATCGTCGAAGAGCAAGGTTTGGTGCAGATCAGCGACGAAGGAGCGATTCTTGCCATCGTCGACCGCATTGTGGAAGCCAACCCGCAATCCGTGGAAGATTATAAAGCCGGCAAGCAAAAAGCGATCGGATTCCTCGTCGGCCAAGTGATGAAAGAATCAAAGGGCAAAGCGAACCCCGGACTTGTGAACAAGCTGCTCGCAGAGCGGCTGAACAAGTAA
- the gatA gene encoding Asp-tRNA(Asn)/Glu-tRNA(Gln) amidotransferase subunit GatA, translating into MAIFDLRLQEVHDKLKGGEISAAELTDASYKRIAETEPKIKAFITLDEERARTGAADLDNKLKDGSERGLLFALPAGVKDNIVTEGLLTTCGSQFLSNYNPIYDATVVSKLKTAGSVTVGKLNMDEFAMGGSNENSSYYPVRNPWNTEYVPGGSSGGSAASVAAGQVYFALGSDTGGSIRQPAAYCGIVGLKPTYGLVSRFGLVAFASSLDQIGPLTKNVEDSAYVLQAIAGYDAMDSTSANVDIPDYVSALSGDVKGLRIGVPKEYMGEGIDPKVKEAVLAALKVYESLGATWEEVSMPHTEYAIATYYLLASSEASSNLARFDGVRYGVRADNPDNLLDLYRKSRSQGFGPEVKRRIMLGTYALSSGYYDAYYLKAQKVRTLIKRDFDEAFKKYDVLIGPTAPTTAFKIGEQVGDPLTMYMNDICTVPVSLAGVPAMSIPCGFADGLPVGLQIIGKAFDERTMLRAAYAFEQHTDFHKQRPQL; encoded by the coding sequence TTGGCCATTTTTGATTTACGCCTGCAGGAAGTGCATGACAAGCTGAAAGGCGGAGAAATTTCCGCAGCAGAGCTGACCGATGCGTCTTACAAGCGCATTGCCGAAACGGAGCCGAAAATCAAGGCGTTTATAACGCTTGATGAAGAACGCGCCCGCACCGGCGCCGCGGATCTCGACAACAAACTGAAGGACGGCTCCGAACGCGGGCTGCTGTTCGCGCTGCCGGCCGGAGTGAAGGACAACATCGTAACGGAAGGACTGCTGACGACGTGCGGCAGTCAATTCTTAAGCAATTATAACCCGATTTACGACGCAACGGTCGTAAGCAAGCTGAAGACGGCCGGTTCCGTCACCGTCGGCAAGCTGAATATGGACGAGTTTGCGATGGGCGGTTCAAACGAGAATTCCAGCTATTATCCGGTCCGCAACCCGTGGAATACCGAATATGTTCCGGGCGGCTCCAGCGGCGGCTCCGCCGCTTCCGTGGCGGCAGGACAAGTTTATTTTGCGCTCGGCTCCGACACGGGCGGTTCGATCCGCCAGCCTGCCGCCTACTGCGGCATCGTCGGACTGAAACCGACTTACGGCCTCGTATCGCGGTTCGGGCTTGTCGCGTTCGCTTCTTCGCTCGACCAGATCGGTCCGCTGACGAAAAACGTTGAAGATTCCGCATATGTGCTGCAGGCGATTGCAGGTTACGACGCAATGGATTCAACTTCGGCCAACGTCGACATTCCCGACTATGTCAGCGCATTGTCCGGGGACGTGAAAGGTCTGCGCATCGGCGTTCCGAAGGAATATATGGGCGAAGGAATCGACCCGAAAGTGAAGGAAGCGGTGCTGGCCGCGCTGAAAGTTTACGAAAGCCTCGGCGCGACATGGGAGGAAGTGTCGATGCCGCATACGGAATATGCGATCGCGACCTACTATCTGCTCGCTTCTTCGGAAGCGTCCTCCAACCTGGCCCGTTTCGACGGCGTCCGTTACGGCGTGCGCGCCGACAACCCGGATAATCTGCTCGATTTGTACCGCAAGTCGCGCAGCCAGGGCTTCGGGCCGGAAGTGAAGCGCCGGATTATGCTCGGCACCTACGCGCTAAGCTCCGGCTACTATGACGCCTATTATTTGAAGGCGCAAAAGGTAAGAACGCTCATCAAGCGCGATTTCGACGAGGCGTTTAAAAAGTACGACGTGTTGATCGGGCCGACGGCTCCGACGACGGCGTTCAAGATCGGGGAACAAGTCGGCGACCCGCTGACGATGTATATGAACGATATTTGTACGGTTCCGGTCAGCCTGGCAGGCGTTCCGGCCATGAGCATTCCGTGCGGATTTGCGGACGGATTGCCTGTCGGCCTGCAAATTATCGGCAAGGCGTTCGACGAACGGACGATGCTGCGCGCGGCTTATGCCTTCGAGCAGCATACGGATTTCCATAAACAGCGCCCGCAGCTGTAA
- the gatC gene encoding Asp-tRNA(Asn)/Glu-tRNA(Gln) amidotransferase subunit GatC → MSITLQDVEHVAGLARLDLSEEEKDIFTGQLNAILKYVEKLSELDTDGIEPTSHVLPIANVMREDEVKPSIDVEKALLNAPDDEDGQFKVPAVLD, encoded by the coding sequence ATGAGCATAACGCTTCAGGACGTCGAACACGTGGCGGGCCTCGCCCGGCTTGATTTGAGCGAAGAGGAAAAAGATATTTTCACAGGACAATTGAATGCGATCTTAAAATATGTGGAAAAGCTCAGCGAGCTGGATACCGACGGCATAGAGCCGACCAGCCATGTGCTTCCGATCGCCAATGTGATGCGGGAAGACGAAGTAAAGCCGTCCATTGACGTGGAGAAAGCGCTGCTGAACGCGCCCGACGATGAAGACGGCCAGTTTAAGGTGCCGGCCGTGCTGGACTAA
- a CDS encoding metal-dependent hydrolase, translating into MELIYHGHSCVQIVSEGKSLLIDPFLRGNELAVTKPEEIKTDYVLLTHAHTDHILDAEAIAKANDATVVAIHELATYMSWKGLKTVDMNIGGTLDLGFAQVTMIQAFHSSGIVLPDEQRIIYAGMPAGFIVRAEGSSILHAGDTSLYSDMKLIGERNHFDVAFIPIGDRYTMGPKDALQAAEWFGAKLVVPVHYDTFAPIRQDAEDFVRELTERGMKGQVLAPGGKLDIRVRGEVRD; encoded by the coding sequence ATGGAACTTATTTATCATGGGCATTCCTGCGTGCAAATCGTATCGGAAGGCAAGTCGCTGCTGATTGATCCGTTTTTGAGAGGGAACGAGCTGGCGGTTACGAAGCCGGAGGAGATTAAAACCGATTACGTACTGCTCACTCATGCGCATACGGATCATATTTTGGATGCCGAAGCGATCGCCAAAGCGAACGACGCAACGGTTGTCGCCATCCATGAGCTCGCTACATACATGTCTTGGAAAGGGCTCAAAACGGTCGATATGAACATCGGCGGCACGCTTGACCTTGGCTTTGCCCAAGTGACGATGATCCAGGCGTTCCACAGCTCCGGCATCGTTCTGCCGGACGAGCAGCGCATCATCTATGCCGGCATGCCGGCCGGTTTTATTGTCCGTGCGGAAGGAAGCAGCATTCTTCATGCCGGCGACACCTCCTTGTATTCCGACATGAAGCTGATCGGCGAGCGGAATCATTTCGACGTCGCTTTCATTCCGATCGGCGACCGGTACACGATGGGGCCGAAGGACGCCCTCCAGGCAGCGGAATGGTTCGGCGCGAAGCTGGTCGTTCCGGTGCACTACGACACGTTTGCGCCGATTCGCCAGGACGCCGAAGATTTCGTGCGGGAGCTGACGGAGCGCGGCATGAAAGGGCAGGTGCTGGCTCCCGGCGGAAAGCTCGATATCCGTGTAAGAGGCGAGGTCCGCGACTAG